The DNA sequence AAGCCCATGCCCAGACGAACGTGGCGCTGAACAGGCCCACCTTCACGTCGTCCGCGGAAGGGCCCTTCCTGGGCCAGTACGCGGTGGATGGGGACGGTGGCACGCGGTGGTCCAGCGGCTTCACGGAGAATGAATGGATCACCGTGGACCTGGGCCAGACGCGAACCATCGCGCGCGTGGTGCTGACCTGGGAGCCCGCCTATGCCACGGGCTACAAGATCCAGGTCTCCAACAACAACACGACCTTCACCGACGCGCTGGTGGTGAGCAATGGCGACGGCGGGGTGGATGACCTGACACTGCCGGCTGGCACGACGGGCCGCTACGTCCGCATGCAGGGCGTCACTCGCGCGCTGCCCGCCTATGGCTACTCGCTGTGGGAGTTCGCTGTCTATGAGACGGGCGGCGGCACGACCACGGGCGACCTGGCCAAGAACAAGCCCGCGACGGCGTCCAGCGTGGAGGGTAACTCCGTGTACCTCCTGCCGGGCTTCGCGTTCGACGGCGACATCAACACGCGCTGGGCCTCCGTGCAGGGCGTGGATCCGCAGTGGATCCGCGTGGACCTGGGCACGCCCCAGGTGGTGGGCAAGGTGGTGCTGGAGTGGGAGGGCGCGTACGGCAAGACGTACACCATCGACGGCTCCAACGACGACACCAGCTGGACCACGCTCAACACGGTGACCAACGGCGCCATCGGCCGCCGGGAGATTCCGGTCTCCGGCACCTACCGTTACATCCGCATGCGTGGCACGGAGCGTGGCACGGGCTATGGCTATTCGCTGTGGTCCTTTGAAGTCTACCAGTCCGGGGGCACGACTCCGCCGCCCACGCAGACCACCAACCAGACCATCAAGCTGAACTTCCCGGAGCTGGCGTATGCGAAGATCAATGTATCGCCCGCGCCCCTCTCCGTGACGCCGGTGCCGGAGGAAGGCAACACCACGCCGTCCGTGCGCAACCCGCCCGGGCCGTTCACCTACCAGCTCACGTTCCCGCCCAACACGACGGTGACGCTGTCGAAGAACCAGTTCTCTCCCACCCAGCCCAACACGGACATCCGGCTGGCGGTGGTGGATGTGAATGGCACCCAGCAGCGTGCCCAGTCCGTCACGGCGCTGGCGGTCCAGGGCGCGGACTGGAACGTGGAGATCTACTCCACGGGCGGCGGTGGCCAGGATCCTCGCGACCCGACCATCATCCCGGACCCGTACGTGGCGCCGGCGCCGCTGCCGGTGGCGGGGGCGTTCCGGCTGACCGCGCCAGCCAACAGCGCGATGATCACCGCGACGCGCAAGCCCACGCTGTCCTGGGCCACGGTCACGGGCGCGACCAACTACAAGCTCTACGTGAACCTCACTCGCAACGACTACGACTGGATGGCGGCGGGCAACCTGCTGGACCGGTACACGCAGGTGGCGTCACAGACGGGCACGTCGTTCACCTTCACGGAGGACCTGCCAGACCGCTGGACGTACAAGTGGTACGTGGTGGCGACGCTGTCGGGCGGCGCCACGTCGCGCTCCGACATCGGCAACTTCAGCGTGTACCTGCCGGTGGTGGAGACGCAGGCGGACGGCGTCAACCTCATCAATGGCATGCGCGACCTGAACAAGAATGGGACCATCGAGCCGTACGAGGATTGGCACAACCCCATCTCCGTGCGCGTGAATGACCTGCTGGGCCGGATGACGCTGCGGGAGAAGGCGCTCCAGATGTTCTACGACGCCAAGGTGTACCCGGAGGCGGGCTTCCAGATGGGGCCGCTGTCGCCCACCGACATCCCGATGTTCCAGAAGGCGTCCGCGGCCACGCGGCTGGGCATTCCGCACATCGACGCGGGTGACTCCATCCACGGGTACAAGACGAGCTGGCCCACGCAGCCCGCGCTGGCCGCGTCGCGCGACCTGGACACCATCCACGAGATGGGCGACATCCAGCGCAAGGAACAGCTCGCCATTGGCAGCCGCGGCACGCTGTCCCCGCTGGCGGAGGTGAACACCAAGGTCCTCTATCCGCGCATCCAGGAGGGCAATGGCGAGGATGCCGACCTGGCGGCGGGCATCACCCGCGCGCTCATCGCGGGCCTCCAGGGCGGTCCGGAGGTGAACCCGTCCTCCATCTGGGTGACGACGAAGCACTGGCCGGGCCAGGGCGCCGGCGGCGAGGCGGGCATCACCTACGATGGCACCACCATCCACTACCACATGCGTCCGTGGCACGCGGCCATCGAGGCGGGCACCAGCGGCATCATGCCGGGCTACGCCGGCAGCTGGCTGCTGGGGCCGGAGGGCTACGGCGCGGGTGACAACCCGGGCATCCTCAACTACCTGCGCAACCAGCTGAAGTACGACGGCGTCATCTGCTCGGACTGGCTGCCGTCGGGCTCGTGGGTGCGCTCGGCGACGGCGGGCTCGGACGTGATGGGCGGCGCCACGCCGTCCGCGATGGCGAACTTCGAGAACGAGGTGCCGGTCGCGCGCATCAACGACTCCGTGCGCCGCATCCTGGACCTGAAGTTCCGCCTGGGCATCTTCGAGGACCCGTACAAGCAGGGCCCCGCGGGCACCTCCCAGTGGCACACGGCGGACAGCAAGGCCGCGGTGCGCCGTGCGTCCCAGGAGGCCATGACGCTGCTCAAGAACGATGGCGCGCTGCCCATCCGCCTGCCCGCGGGCGGCAAGGTGGTCATCGCGGGCCCTCGCGCGGACGACATGTCCTGCATGGTGACCTGGCGCTCGGACTTCCACGGCACCGAGTTCGGCGACCCGACCATCTACGCGGCGGTGAAGGCGCGCGCGGAGGCCGCGGGGCTGACGGTCTACAAGGACAACGCCCCCGGAGGCGTCACGCCGGATGCGGCCATCGTGGTGGTGGGCGAGAGCTACTTCACGCACGGCACCGAGTGGGACAAGGAGAAGCCGTACCTGCCGGGCGACCCGATTGGCCCGGCGCACGAAGCGAAGTGGGGTGACCAGTTCGGCATCATCAACAGCTTCAAGTCGCGGGGCATCCCCACGACGGTGGTGATGATCATGCCCCGGCCCTACGTGCTGACGAACGTCATGCCCATCTCCAACGCGCTGATGATCGCGTACCGCCCCGGCGACATGGGGGGCTACGCGGTGGCGGACGTGCTGTTCGGTGACGTGCTGCCTCGCGGCAAGACGCCGTGGCAGCTGCCGCGCGGCATGAACCAGATTGGCACGGACGTGGAGAGCGGCCAGCTGGAGAGGTGGGACCTTCCCTTCGACCTGGGCGCGACGGACGCGGAGCGGACGGCCATCCGCCAGAAGATCGCGGCGGGCCTGCCGGTGCCTCCCACGTATGGCAACCCGCTGTTCCAGTACGGCTCCGGCATCCAGGGCTTTGGCCTGATGGACGCAACGCCGCCGGTGGCGTTCAACCTGCTGACGCCGTCGAACAACCTGGTCATCACCGGCACGCGTCCGGCGTTCACCTGGACGGCGAGCAGCGATCCGCAGACGGGCATCCAGCGCTACGAAGTGTATCTGGACGGTGGCGCGATGCCGGTGGCCATCACCAAGACGCCGTCGGCGGCGCTGGACGGATTGAAGCTGGCGAACGGGACGCACACCTGGTTCGTGAAGGCGTTCAACTGGGCGAACGGGGTGACGCAGTCCTCCACGTTCACCTTCACGCTGAACGACACGACGCCGCCGTCGGCCTTCGCGGCGCTGTCGCCGTCGGCGGGCCAGGCGGTGCCCGGCACGTCCACGCGCTTCATCTGGGAGCAGACGACGGACGTGGGCGCGGGCGTGGCCGAGTACGTCCTCATCGTGGACGGCGCGGACCGAAGCCCCTCCATCCTGCGCAGCACGCCGGTGGCGGCGGGGACGAACCTGGCGCTGGGCAAGAACGCGTATGCCTCGTCCGTGGAGTTCGGCAGCGCGAACGACGCGGTGGACGGCAGCCTGACGACGCGTTGGTCGAGCGTCGGCACGGCGACGACGGGCGACACCGAGTCCATCACGGTGGACCTGGGTGCCATCTATTCGCTCAAGCGGATCGTGCTCAACTGGGAGGCCGCTTACGGCCGACGCTACGTGCTGGAGGCCTCACTGGATGGCAGCACCAACTGGGTGGCGCTGAAGACAGTGGACACTGGCGACGGCGGCATCGACGACTGGACGGTGGCTGGCGTGGGCCGCTACGTGCGCATGCGGGGTGTGCAGCGCGCCACGGCCTACGGCTACTCGCTGTGGGAGTTCGAGGTCTACGGCGTGGGCACGGAGCAGACGACGGTGAACGGCCTGGCCACGGGCACGCATACATGGCGAGTGCGCGCGGTGG is a window from the Corallococcus silvisoli genome containing:
- a CDS encoding discoidin domain-containing protein, which encodes MSGYSSQLSSRGVSPCLPPAPRVWLLNAFAAVLLLLSTLGASEAHAQTNVALNRPTFTSSAEGPFLGQYAVDGDGGTRWSSGFTENEWITVDLGQTRTIARVVLTWEPAYATGYKIQVSNNNTTFTDALVVSNGDGGVDDLTLPAGTTGRYVRMQGVTRALPAYGYSLWEFAVYETGGGTTTGDLAKNKPATASSVEGNSVYLLPGFAFDGDINTRWASVQGVDPQWIRVDLGTPQVVGKVVLEWEGAYGKTYTIDGSNDDTSWTTLNTVTNGAIGRREIPVSGTYRYIRMRGTERGTGYGYSLWSFEVYQSGGTTPPPTQTTNQTIKLNFPELAYAKINVSPAPLSVTPVPEEGNTTPSVRNPPGPFTYQLTFPPNTTVTLSKNQFSPTQPNTDIRLAVVDVNGTQQRAQSVTALAVQGADWNVEIYSTGGGGQDPRDPTIIPDPYVAPAPLPVAGAFRLTAPANSAMITATRKPTLSWATVTGATNYKLYVNLTRNDYDWMAAGNLLDRYTQVASQTGTSFTFTEDLPDRWTYKWYVVATLSGGATSRSDIGNFSVYLPVVETQADGVNLINGMRDLNKNGTIEPYEDWHNPISVRVNDLLGRMTLREKALQMFYDAKVYPEAGFQMGPLSPTDIPMFQKASAATRLGIPHIDAGDSIHGYKTSWPTQPALAASRDLDTIHEMGDIQRKEQLAIGSRGTLSPLAEVNTKVLYPRIQEGNGEDADLAAGITRALIAGLQGGPEVNPSSIWVTTKHWPGQGAGGEAGITYDGTTIHYHMRPWHAAIEAGTSGIMPGYAGSWLLGPEGYGAGDNPGILNYLRNQLKYDGVICSDWLPSGSWVRSATAGSDVMGGATPSAMANFENEVPVARINDSVRRILDLKFRLGIFEDPYKQGPAGTSQWHTADSKAAVRRASQEAMTLLKNDGALPIRLPAGGKVVIAGPRADDMSCMVTWRSDFHGTEFGDPTIYAAVKARAEAAGLTVYKDNAPGGVTPDAAIVVVGESYFTHGTEWDKEKPYLPGDPIGPAHEAKWGDQFGIINSFKSRGIPTTVVMIMPRPYVLTNVMPISNALMIAYRPGDMGGYAVADVLFGDVLPRGKTPWQLPRGMNQIGTDVESGQLERWDLPFDLGATDAERTAIRQKIAAGLPVPPTYGNPLFQYGSGIQGFGLMDATPPVAFNLLTPSNNLVITGTRPAFTWTASSDPQTGIQRYEVYLDGGAMPVAITKTPSAALDGLKLANGTHTWFVKAFNWANGVTQSSTFTFTLNDTTPPSAFAALSPSAGQAVPGTSTRFIWEQTTDVGAGVAEYVLIVDGADRSPSILRSTPVAAGTNLALGKNAYASSVEFGSANDAVDGSLTTRWSSVGTATTGDTESITVDLGAIYSLKRIVLNWEAAYGRRYVLEASLDGSTNWVALKTVDTGDGGIDDWTVAGVGRYVRMRGVQRATAYGYSLWEFEVYGVGTEQTTVNGLATGTHTWRVRAVDGANNTTLSSGPITFTK